CTCAAAGAATGTAACTTTACTTAAATCTAACAATACCAAAGGAATCCACACATTAGAGAATACTTGCATAGTGTTAATTCTCAAACCTAGGACAGATGGCTAGCAGAGGTGCCTATTTAACTTATCAAAGTGGTCTTGGTGGGTCAGGTCTTGATATATGTCCAACCTAAAAGAGCCAAATTAATATTGGAAAGCAGACAAAGGATATTTATTAATGGGGCCACATTTGGAAGATGGACAAAGATATTAAAAAGAAACTCTAAGTCCATCTTCAGTTTCCTAAGTGAGATCAAAGTTTAAATAGAGAGATAAggatttatatgtatgagtagtCCAAGTCAAGGTATGGTCCTGTCTGTCATTCTCCCATGATTATCTGGGTTACAGTCTCATGCTTATGAATGAGCTGGCAAGTAATTAAACCTGCTTGAAATCTTTTTAGCAGTCAGCTCTCCCTCTGATTAGAGCTGATTTCTTTTTCCCACTGAGATTCCTGGAGAAATCACCTTTTTTGGAAGGTGGGGGAGTTATCATTGTTTCAATGGTTTGTCAACTTGAAGATATACATGTCTCTTTAGATTAACATCTTTTCAGCTGGGACAAttacagagagagaataaaaaatcaCAGAGAGATATGGTTAATTGGTTTTAAGTTTCAGACATTCTAAGCTTCTGGTCCTTGTGCCCTCTTCATTACTACTATGTTAAACTGTTCCTACATGACTAAAGTGATTTAGAAATCAGCTTCTCATAATGTTAGTTGCAAGTAAGGTAATGGATAGCTAATGGAGAAGAGTCATGTGTTTATGTGATTAGTTGTAAGCACAGCAAAATCTATGTAAGCTTTCAAAGTATTGTTTATGCATTTTTGTTCTACAAAGCCTTGTGGTATGAGACAAAAAATAGTCTATTAAATTACATGTAAGTCAAGTAAAGAGCCATGCATCGTATTGATACCATGTCTTGGAGAACTGTGGGTGACAGATTTCTCTTTTGACTTTGTCTCTGCAACCAGTGAGAGTGTGAGCAGGATTTGCAAGAACATGCAGAACATGTTATTCACTgtgttttctcccttctccctagGGTGGGAATTCTGTCCTAACAAGGTATGTTAAACtgataggaaagaaagaacagcccTACTGTGTGGTGAGAATTATTTAGTATCCAACTAAAATAAATGTCTCATGGGTTTGGGGGAGTTTAGACACAATGTTATTTTGAACTTCTAGTGAGGAGGGGGGTGGTAGGGAAAGGCGGGGTCTGCCTGTTTTGCAATATTGAGAACAGATTTGATTGTCTTTTAGGGACTGGGTAATGGGGAGTTGCAGAGTCAGGCTCAGCAGTGGGATGAGGCACAAGGAGCTAAGGTGCTTTCAGATGCCTTGTGGTTCCGTCATTCTGTccatgctgtgtgcatgtgtctggcTCTGGATCTGCATTAACAAGTACTTGATTCCTCAATTCATCCTAGCTAAGGCATGTCTTCTCTGTCTGCAGTGTTCACAGACTTGTATATTGGGGGAATTTCctgtgtattagtgtttttcaTGAGGATAGAAGAGGGCTAGAGTTCCTTTGTGGTTATAATTAGATTATTCTGAAACAGACTTGAATCTGTGCACACAACAGCTCCACGTGAACCAAATAATTCAAAAGCCTGAAAAGCAGTACCCTCCTATGTAAAGGGTCACACCCAGGCTGTCAGCATCAGGCTCATTCTGAACATATGGAGCTCATGTTATTATTAATTTggtgtttctgtcttctttgcCAAATTTTCTCATTGTAACATAGGAACTTGAAGAATCAGAAGAATAAGATGCCAGCCAAGAGTGGCCATATTGACAACAGGGTTTGAACTCTTTGCTTTCTCCTGTGGCTTTTCTACATTGTATACATAGGAGCATCTTCTGCGCTCCAGGCTTTAGACCATTTCCTTGAACACCAACATcttttttcacttctttctttctttcttcctttctttctttctttctttctttctttctttctttctttctttctttctttctttctttgtgttgctttgttttgtttttgacacaggattaCTCATTGCAGGCGTGCTGTTTTTTaactaactctgtagatcaggctggccttgaacttacagatcctcctgactctgcctcttatGTGcaaggattaaaagcatgttacACCATGCCTGAGGCACACTATATATTAAAGTTCACTAATTCACAATTTCTCAATAGTTCTGGGGGTGAGGGAAAGCAGGAAGAGTGGGCGAGCAAGTCTTTTGACTGTACTAGTGAGGAGCTCCGCTTCTGAGAGTAAGGCTTTCCCAACATCACACAGCAAGTAAGTGGGAGGCTCATGGGTGTGTCTCTCATGTCGCCAGAGTTAGTAGTcaaccctctctccccttctcagaATTCTCAGGAGAGCTCCAGGACATCTATGGTTAGAATGATAGGGAGTCAGTGGTGGTCAGAGGTCACACTGTCTGAGATGTGGAAGTCAATGTTTTGTCCCTAGGAGTCAGACCTTAAGACTGAAACGGCCTGATATGGTCCCAGGAAAACAGAGAATGATCTTTCGAACTCCAGATCTGAAAGGCATGCTGCAAGTGTTTCAAGGTGAGAAAAGCTACATCCTGTGAGTAACTGGGCGGGGGGGATTCTAGGTGTGCTGGGGCTACACTCTCTGAGAAGAGAGTGATGTTTCTGAACATGAGTAGAGAGTCTCAGCAGAGCAGACAGTGAAGTTATCATATTTAATGGGAAATTGTCATTCATCCTGTGCTATATCATAATTTCCAAACCTACCCCTAATCTGGAGAGGAGATTGACTTTAATGTTTTGATTCCTTTGCCTCCATTTCATGCTGTGAATTTTCATCCTTTCAGGGCTCATGGATGCTCAAAAATACTGGGGTAAGGAGAAATCACACCATCAGCCACTCCCTTCTTACTGTATTTCAGAGTTTATTTCTCAACTAACCCTCATGTGTCATGTTACTTATCCCAATTGGCCTCTTCTCAACTATAAACAAGGCTCCTCCAAGTTTCCTCTCACTGTCTCCTTAGGCTTCTGTTCtttatatcacaaaaaaaaggcTATACAATGCCTCTCATGTGACTCTTATCTGTCTCATTTTTCTGCAGTTCATGTGACCCTGTATCAAGGCCACAATAAAAACGTTGTCATTAATGaggacaaaaaagaaatacaacacGGAAATGGTTTTAGAAGAAATTTGCAAATTTCTGAGACCTATGATTTTGGTGTCCTGGGATATCCACCGTTCTACTCAGGGAAACATTACTGGGAAGTGGATGTGTCTAGAAATGATGCCTGGCTCCTGGGATTAAATGATGGAGAACGTGCTCAACCCCAACTTTGTGCAGGGAATGAAAATGGCATCAAAGTCCAATATAATCCTGATGCTAAACAACATGTAAATTATCAGCCTAAATATGGCTACTGGGTTATAGGGATGAAGAATGGGTCTGTATATAATGCCTTTCAAGAGTGTTCTGTCACTCACAATGCCAGTGTCTTGGTCCTTTCTCTGACTGGTCGTCCCAGTCGCATTGGAGTTTTCCTGGACAGAGAAGCTTGTACTCTCTCATTTTATGATGTTTCCAACCATGGAGTTCTCATCTATAGATTCTATGAACCTTCCTTCCCTGATGAAGTTTATCCATACTTTAATCCTATGTCATGTTCAGAGCCAATGACAGTATGTGGGCCACCCTCCTAAACCCTCACCCATATCTGCACAGTGCCCCGTGTCTGATATACCTCATATGCCTGAGCTCCCTGGCATCATCATGACTGTTTCTGCCTTTGCCCTTTCCTTGTTAATAAACTTCAGTTCTCAATACAAACCAGCATGGATTCTTTTCCTTAATCCAGTTGCTTGTCTGGTTACAAGGCAATAATTCATCATTTCCCATATTCCCAAAGAAAATGACTCTTTCCTCATTAGGTGAGGTGAAGCCTCTGCTaaccccacttcctgttttgtGGTGCCACAGAGGGAaggcagggccttgtgcatgctgaggaggtggctctaccactgagtcacttGTCCCAGCTCTGACATGTCTGCACAAGCCCATGCTTTCTGCCACTGAAAGAAAGTTTGTTGTGCCCATGTCTGAAGACACCCCAGTCAAGACCActacaaagggctggagagatggcttagaggttcagagcaccgactgctcttcccgaggtcctgagttcaattcccagcacccatatggtggctcacaaccatctgtaatgagatctggcaccctcttctgtatatgtaatcaaataaatcttaaaaaaaagaccaTTACAGAGCCGATATCCCATACAAAaaacacaggggtttattgataacaagcaagcccaggctttGTCCATGTCTAATACTCTAAGCGGGTGCAGGAGGTTGGCCCTGAGCTCTCAAGAGTTAGGGGATTTTAAAGGGAGAAACCACAAGCAGGGTAGTAATACAAGCCTTtgtgtcatatgattgggtgagggtatgtaacctttgaatttactgattGGGGGTACAGTTACcattttgggcaggcctggataAGTCCCAAGCTTTGTCCTTGaactgccatggaggctggctggcctcacacattcacattgacccatccatgtagctctaagttggtgaggggtctcagacagtaaacaactggctgaaccttgagcaatcagagtacatgcagaaagggagctactacAAGGACTATATCATAGCCCTCTCAGAAactgctcaagtctcaggaaacaggaaggcaaaaggactcactgccagccgccaccctgacaagcagcatgaaaagatgacagtaagccacgagccgcgtggcagggtatagatttgtggaaatggattaatttaagctataagaacagttagcaagaagcctgccatggccatacagtttgtaagcaatataagtctctgtgtttacttggttgggtctgtgggactggtgggtgacaaagatttgtcctgactgtgggcaaggcaggaaaactctagctacagtgtgtgGTACTATtcttgggctggtggttctggcttccatagaaaagcaggctgagcaagccatgaggaacaagtcagtaatTAGCACCTCcctatggcttctgcatcagccccAGCCTCTGGTTCATGCCTtacttgagttcttgtcctgaatTCTGCTAGTAGCCAACTGTGTCAGAGGAACAGCAGATGGCCATTGAAGTGCGGGTGTCAGCACATCAGAAGTTCAGCTCTCTGATGGGGATGTATGGTTCAAGCAAGGCTTATGAGaatacagactccagaatgtcttttgcttatgCTGTGCTTTCACACTGTTTTTGCTACGtgcttttctctggtatctgataTGTTGCATTTACATCTGGGGAGTACCCCATTACCTGtattgtagtgtgtttatctcataaaTACATCTCACTGGGCATTTATTACTGTGGATTGTCAAAAAGATGAGTCCTCCTTAagttgtataattttgatgaataaaaataatgtttcataGCTAGGCCTATTGTTCCACACAAGATCTATGAGTCACACTTTAACTAGACCAGCTGCCTTGCCAATGGTTTtgagaaaaaatattccaaggaAAAGCAGTCTAGTTCACAAGGACATACTGAGCTATCTGGCAAGGTCATAAATACAATAAAGCACAATTAGAGCTAGCTGGCAAATGATTAAGTACTTGCATgcattcctgacctcaatttgtgaaaatatattctgACCAGTCAAGGCTACCAAAATGTAAGTTGACTCTACAGTCCCTTATGAGGGCTGCAGGTGTTCTTAGATAATTAAAAGTAACACACAGGacaaaaagtacattttaagatttaagtGCTATCCATGTTgatctccaggagtccagtcaaagagagagaagagtgattcTATGCTGGCATTTTGAAGTCCATTccatatggtgggatgccttcCTCAGCCTTGATGCTGTGGGGTGAGGCAGGGCGGGGGAGGCTTGGTGCTGGATCAACTGAATGTGCTAGGTTTTgttaactccccatgggaggccttatacTTTCTGAGGAGTAGATGAGGGTGGGTGTGGAG
The sequence above is drawn from the Peromyscus leucopus breed LL Stock chromosome 1, UCI_PerLeu_2.1, whole genome shotgun sequence genome and encodes:
- the LOC114686898 gene encoding tripartite motif-containing protein 30A-like, giving the protein MGFSCMASKGSSPTKHTAYSATIPLPQGKVQAAMQEERANQKRYDEWEDDLRKERTFRKCKVSSDEDRVQMEFKGLQEFLDSKEKNELQKLKQEEEDIMNSLARSQRKLVKQRRSVRALISALEHQLQCPAMEMLQGGNSVLTRSQTLRLKRPDMVPGKQRMIFRTPDLKGMLQVFQGLMDAQKYWVHVTLYQGHNKNVVINEDKKEIQHGNGFRRNLQISETYDFGVLGYPPFYSGKHYWEVDVSRNDAWLLGLNDGERAQPQLCAGNENGIKVQYNPDAKQHVNYQPKYGYWVIGMKNGSVYNAFQECSVTHNASVLVLSLTGRPSRIGVFLDREACTLSFYDVSNHGVLIYRFYEPSFPDEVYPYFNPMSCSEPMTVCGPPS